Proteins from a single region of Haloarcula laminariae:
- the dpsA gene encoding DNA starvation/stationary phase protection protein DpsA, whose amino-acid sequence MATQEHVSREFGTVEENDLRLDKEKSEQIIDALNQDLADTYVLYHQVKKHHWNVEGAEFRDLHLFLGDAAAHLEDGADELAERAQALGGTPISGPAAQEEHASVEYEGQDIYDIRTSLEHDLEVYGDIIESARDHIELAENLGDHATAQILREILVQVEEDAHHIEHYLADDTLVMD is encoded by the coding sequence ATGGCGACACAAGAGCACGTGAGCCGCGAGTTCGGAACCGTAGAGGAGAACGACCTTCGGCTCGACAAGGAGAAGTCCGAGCAGATCATCGACGCCCTGAACCAGGACCTCGCCGACACGTACGTCCTCTACCATCAGGTCAAGAAACACCACTGGAACGTCGAGGGCGCGGAGTTCCGTGACCTCCACCTGTTCCTCGGTGACGCTGCCGCACACCTCGAAGACGGGGCCGACGAACTGGCCGAGCGCGCGCAGGCGCTGGGCGGGACGCCCATCTCCGGCCCGGCCGCACAGGAGGAACACGCCTCGGTCGAGTACGAGGGCCAGGACATCTACGACATCCGCACGTCGCTCGAACACGACCTCGAAGTGTACGGCGACATCATCGAGTCGGCCCGGGACCACATCGAACTGGCCGAGAACCTCGGCGACCACGCGACGGCCCAGATTCTGCGCGAGATTCTGGTGCAGGTCGAAGAGGACGCCCACCACATCGAGCACTACCTCGCGGACGACACGCTCGTGATGGACTGA
- the acs gene encoding acetate--CoA ligase alpha subunit has translation MGRLSTLFGPERVAVIGASESEGSVGRAITENLLESYEGEVLAVNPNADEVLGLPCRDGIGEVDSPGTVDVAVVVVPPQIAVDAIRQAGEVGIGNVVVITAGFGETGSDGAARERELREVAEEYDLNLVGPNSLGVMSTPKGLNATFGNEMANEGDISFMSQSGAFVTAVLDWAAERDVGFKDIVSLGNKAILDEGDFVEEWGEDPETDVILGYLEDIEDGGEFIRTSREVTQDTPIVVVKSGRTDAGASAAASHTGAMAGSERAYEAGLEQAGTLRVESVQELFDYAQILSGQPLPDGEEIAIVTNAGGPGVMTTDAVGDSDLSLAEFSDDTFETLQETMPEAANIYNPVDIIGDAPAERFESALETVLADENVSMAVVVACPTAVLSFEELAEVVVEKQRESGLPVATTLMGGKSVGAGQEILARAGIPQYFDPARAVGSLDALTEYRNISEREFQEPDTFDVDRERAREILQSATRRDTNRLGVEAMELLDAYGIPTPQGAVVDSPGEAEAIAEDIGDDVVMKIVSPDILHKSDIGGVEVGVPPEEVRDTYEDLVVRARNYQSDATILGVQVQEMVDLEAGTETILGMNRDPQFGPLLLFGLGGIFVEVLEDTTVRVAPVSEPEASAMLDDIESAPLLQGARGREPVDRDALVETVQRLSQLVTDFPAIVELDINPLVATPDGVKAVDLRLTLDQEEL, from the coding sequence ATGGGACGATTATCAACACTCTTTGGGCCGGAACGGGTCGCCGTGATAGGGGCGTCAGAATCGGAGGGTTCTGTCGGCCGCGCCATCACGGAGAACCTGCTTGAATCGTACGAGGGCGAGGTTCTGGCGGTCAATCCGAACGCCGACGAGGTCCTCGGTCTCCCCTGTCGCGACGGTATCGGGGAGGTCGACTCGCCGGGGACTGTCGACGTGGCCGTCGTCGTCGTACCGCCACAGATCGCCGTCGACGCTATCCGCCAGGCCGGCGAGGTCGGTATCGGGAACGTCGTCGTCATCACCGCCGGCTTCGGCGAGACCGGCAGCGACGGGGCCGCCCGCGAGCGGGAGCTCCGCGAGGTGGCCGAGGAGTACGACCTCAACCTGGTGGGTCCCAACAGCCTCGGCGTGATGTCCACGCCGAAGGGGCTCAACGCGACCTTCGGCAACGAGATGGCCAACGAGGGCGACATCTCCTTCATGAGCCAGTCCGGGGCGTTCGTGACGGCCGTCCTGGACTGGGCCGCCGAGCGCGACGTGGGCTTCAAGGACATCGTCTCGCTGGGCAACAAGGCGATACTGGACGAGGGCGACTTCGTCGAGGAGTGGGGCGAGGACCCCGAGACGGACGTCATCCTGGGCTATCTGGAGGACATCGAGGACGGCGGGGAGTTCATTCGCACCTCGCGTGAGGTGACACAGGACACGCCCATCGTCGTCGTGAAGTCCGGTCGCACCGACGCCGGGGCCTCCGCCGCCGCCTCCCACACGGGGGCGATGGCCGGCTCCGAGCGGGCCTACGAGGCCGGCCTCGAACAGGCCGGAACGCTGCGCGTCGAGTCCGTCCAGGAGCTGTTCGACTACGCGCAGATTCTCTCGGGCCAGCCGCTGCCCGACGGCGAGGAAATCGCCATCGTCACGAACGCCGGCGGGCCCGGCGTGATGACGACCGACGCGGTGGGCGACTCGGACCTCTCGCTCGCTGAGTTCTCGGACGACACCTTCGAGACGCTCCAGGAGACGATGCCCGAGGCGGCCAACATCTACAACCCGGTCGACATCATCGGGGACGCCCCCGCGGAACGGTTCGAGTCGGCCCTGGAGACCGTCCTGGCCGACGAGAACGTCTCGATGGCCGTCGTCGTCGCCTGCCCGACCGCCGTGCTCTCCTTCGAGGAGCTGGCCGAGGTCGTCGTCGAGAAACAACGGGAGAGCGGGCTGCCCGTCGCGACGACGCTGATGGGCGGCAAGTCCGTCGGCGCCGGCCAGGAGATCCTCGCACGGGCGGGCATCCCACAGTACTTCGACCCCGCCCGCGCCGTCGGCAGCCTGGACGCCCTGACCGAGTACCGCAACATCTCCGAACGGGAGTTCCAGGAGCCGGACACCTTCGACGTGGACCGCGAGCGCGCCCGCGAAATCCTCCAGAGCGCGACCCGCCGGGACACGAACCGCCTGGGCGTCGAGGCGATGGAGCTGCTCGACGCCTACGGCATCCCGACCCCGCAGGGCGCCGTCGTCGACTCGCCCGGCGAGGCCGAGGCCATCGCCGAGGACATCGGCGACGACGTGGTGATGAAAATCGTCAGCCCCGACATCCTCCACAAGTCGGACATCGGCGGCGTCGAGGTCGGCGTCCCGCCCGAGGAGGTCCGGGACACCTACGAGGACCTCGTCGTCCGGGCACGGAACTACCAGTCCGACGCCACCATCCTGGGCGTGCAGGTCCAGGAGATGGTCGACCTTGAGGCGGGCACCGAGACCATCCTCGGGATGAACCGGGACCCGCAGTTCGGCCCGCTACTGCTCTTTGGCCTCGGTGGTATTTTCGTGGAGGTCCTCGAAGATACAACCGTCAGGGTCGCGCCAGTCAGCGAGCCCGAGGCCAGTGCCATGCTTGACGACATCGAATCCGCGCCGCTGTTGCAAGGGGCACGGGGCCGCGAACCGGTCGACAGGGACGCCCTCGTCGAGACGGTCCAGCGGCTCTCGCAGCTGGTCACCGACTTCCCGGCCATCGTCGAACTGGACATCAACCCGCTCGTCGCGACGCCCGACGGCGTCAAGGCGGTCGACCTGCGGCTCACGCTCGACCAGGAGGAACTATGA
- a CDS encoding phosphotransacetylase family protein: MTDTLLVTSTEEGIGKTAITIALAKAAQAADRDVGYMKPKGTRLQSAVGKTRDEDPMLARELLDFDAEIHEMEPIVYSPTFVKEAVRGREDPAELRERVIENFEKLSEDRDTMLVEGSDRLETGGIVDLTDADIAEAIDARVLLVCGYTTPADADEVLAAADQLGERLSGVVFNGVTESAMDELVDDVIPFLEGRGVSVYGALPRVQDLSGITVGDLARSLGADVLTSEAPTDVHVERFTVGAMGGNKALDQFRRTRDAVMISGGDRSEVQTAALEASGIKALLLTGGFRPASAVLGRAEKENVPILLVQSDTRTTIDRVEDVLHSGRTRDAETVTRMQELLGDGVDVNSLLRLSE, encoded by the coding sequence ATGACCGACACGCTACTCGTCACATCAACCGAAGAAGGCATCGGCAAGACAGCAATCACCATCGCGCTCGCGAAGGCCGCACAGGCGGCCGACAGGGACGTCGGCTACATGAAACCGAAGGGGACGCGGCTCCAGAGCGCCGTCGGCAAGACCCGCGACGAGGACCCGATGCTCGCGCGCGAGCTGTTGGACTTCGACGCCGAGATACACGAGATGGAGCCCATCGTCTACTCGCCGACCTTCGTCAAGGAGGCCGTCCGCGGCCGCGAGGACCCCGCGGAACTGCGCGAGCGCGTCATCGAGAACTTCGAGAAGCTGTCGGAGGACCGGGATACGATGCTCGTCGAGGGGAGCGACCGCCTGGAGACGGGCGGCATCGTCGACCTCACCGACGCGGACATCGCCGAGGCAATCGACGCCCGCGTGTTGCTGGTCTGTGGCTACACGACGCCCGCCGACGCGGACGAGGTGCTCGCCGCGGCCGACCAGCTGGGCGAGCGGCTCTCCGGGGTCGTGTTCAACGGCGTCACCGAGTCGGCCATGGACGAACTCGTCGACGACGTCATCCCCTTCCTCGAAGGGCGTGGCGTGTCGGTCTACGGCGCGCTCCCGCGGGTGCAGGACCTCTCCGGCATCACCGTCGGCGACCTCGCCCGCAGCCTGGGCGCGGACGTGCTCACCAGCGAGGCCCCGACCGACGTTCACGTCGAGCGGTTCACTGTGGGCGCGATGGGCGGCAACAAGGCCCTCGACCAGTTCCGGCGGACGCGCGACGCCGTGATGATAAGCGGCGGCGACCGCTCGGAGGTCCAGACGGCCGCCCTGGAGGCGTCGGGAATCAAGGCGCTGTTGCTGACCGGCGGATTCCGGCCGGCCAGCGCCGTGCTGGGCCGGGCCGAGAAGGAGAACGTGCCCATCCTGCTGGTCCAGTCCGACACCCGGACCACTATCGACCGAGTGGAGGACGTGCTCCACTCGGGGCGCACCCGCGACGCGGAGACCGTCACGCGGATGCAGGAGCTCCTCGGCGACGGCGTCGACGTCAACTCCTTGCTCCGGCTCTCGGAGTAG
- the bioB gene encoding biotin synthase BioB, translating to MVYETGNRTVDDAVRRVLDGETLDRRDGLALIAQPVDAVAAGADAVRAALGDGTVDACSIVNAKAGNCAEDCGFCAQSVHFDTGIDDYGFLGPEKILEAAKRAERDGSQRFGIVLAEKGVSKERRPEEWEEVLEAIRLVRDETDVEVDASLGILTEEEAAILAEEGLNHYNHNIETSPRYFPEVVGTHSFEDRVETLEVAKEAGMDLCAGVILGMGESPTDRVDAAVALQDIGVASLPVNVLNPVKGTPMAERGLPDITTEEVVRTVAVYRLLHPDARVRLTGGREANLDTEGQVAALEAGADGILTGDYLTTEGQSPADDIEIVEEAGLEPNTGTNEFDPERVKERGDDATAPETAAGSAQSNAELQSDG from the coding sequence GTGGTTTACGAAACGGGTAACAGGACTGTCGACGACGCAGTGCGGCGCGTACTGGACGGGGAGACGCTCGACCGGCGGGACGGGCTAGCGCTGATCGCCCAGCCCGTCGACGCAGTCGCCGCGGGCGCGGACGCCGTACGCGCCGCGCTGGGCGATGGCACCGTCGACGCCTGCTCCATCGTGAACGCGAAGGCCGGCAACTGCGCGGAGGACTGTGGCTTCTGTGCCCAGTCTGTCCACTTCGACACCGGCATCGACGACTACGGCTTCCTCGGGCCGGAGAAGATACTCGAAGCCGCAAAGCGGGCCGAGCGGGACGGCTCCCAGCGGTTCGGCATCGTCCTCGCCGAGAAGGGCGTCTCCAAGGAACGGCGCCCAGAGGAGTGGGAGGAGGTACTGGAGGCCATCCGACTCGTGCGGGACGAGACCGACGTGGAGGTCGACGCCTCGCTCGGCATCCTGACCGAGGAGGAGGCCGCGATTCTGGCCGAGGAAGGGCTCAACCACTACAATCACAACATCGAGACCTCCCCGCGATACTTCCCCGAAGTCGTCGGAACCCACAGCTTCGAGGACCGCGTCGAGACGCTGGAGGTCGCCAAGGAGGCCGGGATGGACCTCTGTGCCGGCGTCATCCTGGGGATGGGCGAGTCCCCGACCGACCGCGTGGACGCCGCCGTGGCCCTCCAGGACATCGGCGTCGCCTCGCTCCCGGTGAACGTCCTCAACCCCGTCAAGGGGACGCCGATGGCCGAACGGGGTCTCCCCGACATCACGACCGAAGAAGTCGTCAGGACCGTCGCCGTCTACCGGCTCTTACATCCGGATGCCCGCGTGCGGCTGACCGGCGGCCGCGAGGCCAACCTCGACACCGAGGGCCAGGTCGCCGCCCTGGAGGCGGGCGCGGACGGCATCCTCACCGGCGACTACCTGACGACCGAGGGCCAGTCCCCCGCCGACGACATCGAAATCGTCGAGGAAGCCGGCCTGGAGCCCAACACGGGAACGAACGAGTTCGACCCCGAGCGGGTCAAAGAGCGCGGCGACGACGCGACCGCGCCCGAGACCGCGGCAGGCAGCGCACAGAGCAACGCCGAACTGCAGTCCGACGGCTGA
- a CDS encoding cation:proton antiporter, whose amino-acid sequence MAVYEVILTLVGLAMFGAVVLPRVLADEPLSFPIIYVAAGAILFSLPLGVEIPDPATHGDIAKRLTEFVVIIALMGAGLKLDRPFDWHAWSNTWRLLGVTMLLTIAATALLGWGVLGMLLPTAILLGAVVAPTDPVLASDVQASPPTEAVDEEMDPADQEGEIRFTLTSEAGLNDGLAFPFTHLAIAMAAATGASSLEWVGEWFLVHVLYEITVGIVIGYLAGRVVARVIFRGPVTTQLGKVMEGAEALAATLFTYGVTELLNGYGFIAVFVAALTLRHYEWRHEYYEALHDYAEMVERIVMAAVLVLFGGVIVGGLFAPLTWVEVVVGLVLVFVVRPVAGLVGLVGTPMPWKERIVVSSFGIRGIGSFYYLAFALTEAGFEERQLLVAAEVLWALVGFVVLTSIVVHGVSVNPVMNWLDHARDAPSGEPGEDQSPE is encoded by the coding sequence ATGGCCGTATACGAAGTCATTCTGACGCTCGTCGGTCTCGCCATGTTCGGGGCAGTGGTCTTGCCGCGGGTGCTCGCAGACGAGCCGCTGTCGTTCCCTATCATATACGTGGCCGCCGGCGCGATACTGTTCTCGTTGCCCCTCGGCGTCGAAATCCCGGACCCCGCCACACACGGGGACATCGCCAAACGGCTCACCGAGTTCGTCGTGATAATCGCCCTAATGGGAGCGGGGTTGAAACTCGACCGCCCGTTCGATTGGCACGCCTGGTCGAACACGTGGCGACTGCTCGGCGTGACGATGCTGCTCACTATCGCCGCTACCGCGCTCCTCGGGTGGGGCGTCCTCGGAATGTTGCTCCCGACAGCGATTCTTCTCGGTGCCGTCGTCGCACCCACCGACCCCGTGCTGGCTTCGGACGTACAGGCGTCACCGCCGACCGAAGCGGTAGACGAGGAGATGGACCCGGCGGACCAGGAGGGCGAAATCAGGTTCACACTGACGTCGGAAGCGGGGCTCAACGACGGGCTGGCGTTCCCCTTCACACACCTCGCTATCGCGATGGCCGCCGCGACCGGGGCGTCGTCGCTGGAGTGGGTCGGCGAGTGGTTTCTCGTTCACGTGCTCTACGAGATTACTGTCGGTATCGTCATCGGCTATCTCGCCGGACGGGTCGTCGCCCGGGTCATCTTCCGCGGCCCCGTCACGACGCAGCTCGGCAAAGTCATGGAGGGGGCGGAAGCGCTGGCGGCGACGCTCTTCACGTACGGCGTGACCGAACTCCTCAACGGATACGGGTTCATCGCAGTGTTCGTCGCCGCGCTGACGCTCCGGCACTACGAGTGGAGACACGAGTACTACGAAGCACTCCACGATTACGCCGAGATGGTGGAACGTATCGTGATGGCGGCCGTCCTGGTGCTGTTCGGCGGGGTAATCGTCGGCGGGCTCTTCGCCCCGCTAACCTGGGTCGAAGTGGTGGTCGGTCTCGTCCTCGTCTTCGTGGTCCGTCCGGTGGCGGGGCTGGTCGGACTGGTCGGAACCCCCATGCCGTGGAAGGAACGCATCGTCGTCTCCTCGTTCGGTATCCGTGGCATCGGGTCGTTCTACTACCTCGCGTTCGCCCTCACCGAGGCGGGGTTCGAGGAGCGACAGCTGCTCGTCGCCGCCGAGGTGCTGTGGGCGCTGGTCGGATTCGTGGTTCTCACCTCTATCGTCGTTCACGGCGTCTCGGTCAATCCAGTGATGAACTGGCTCGACCACGCCCGAGACGCGCCGTCCGGCGAACCCGGGGAGGACCAGAGCCCGGAATAG
- the panB gene encoding 3-methyl-2-oxobutanoate hydroxymethyltransferase, whose product MTTVRDVQEMAGDEQIAMLTAYDAATAALVEGAGVDMILVGDSVGNAVLGYEDTLPVTVDEIASRVGAVARGTDDALVVADMPFLSIGADEAESVKNCGRMLKEEGANAVKLESGPHTVELTERLDDLGIPVMAHLGLTPQSVNQTGYTQQATDREEATEILELARAHEDAGAFALVLEHVPTNLGAQVTEALDIPTIGIGAGGDCDGQVLVFTDVVGLAESSPPFAEQFGDVRSEVRSAVGDYVDAVESGEFPGEQHADTAEDLEDLY is encoded by the coding sequence ATGACCACGGTTCGGGACGTGCAGGAGATGGCCGGTGACGAACAGATTGCGATGCTGACGGCCTACGACGCGGCGACGGCGGCACTCGTCGAGGGCGCCGGGGTAGACATGATTCTCGTCGGCGACAGCGTGGGCAACGCCGTGCTGGGCTACGAGGACACGCTTCCGGTCACCGTCGACGAGATAGCCTCCCGGGTCGGCGCCGTGGCGCGGGGGACCGACGACGCCCTGGTCGTCGCCGATATGCCGTTCCTCTCTATCGGCGCGGACGAGGCCGAGAGCGTGAAAAACTGCGGGCGGATGCTCAAGGAGGAAGGCGCCAACGCCGTCAAACTGGAGTCGGGCCCCCACACCGTCGAACTCACCGAGCGGCTCGACGACCTGGGTATCCCCGTGATGGCGCATCTGGGTCTGACACCCCAGAGCGTGAATCAGACCGGCTACACCCAGCAGGCGACCGACCGGGAAGAGGCCACGGAGATACTCGAACTCGCGCGGGCCCACGAGGACGCCGGCGCGTTCGCGCTCGTGCTCGAACACGTCCCAACGAACCTCGGCGCACAGGTCACCGAAGCCCTCGATATTCCGACCATCGGCATCGGCGCCGGCGGTGACTGTGACGGGCAAGTGCTCGTCTTTACCGACGTGGTGGGACTGGCCGAGTCGTCGCCGCCCTTCGCCGAGCAGTTCGGCGACGTTCGAAGCGAAGTCAGGTCCGCTGTCGGCGACTACGTCGACGCCGTCGAGTCGGGCGAGTTCCCCGGCGAGCAACACGCGGACACGGCCGAGGACCTCGAAGACCTGTACTGA
- a CDS encoding DUF5822 domain-containing protein, translated as MPAVEKTDPDGVDFGWVMQTTFVTTILLGSPVVAAASLGTRLPTWTSRAMFAVRVGAVIWILTAVSVYLYARYRR; from the coding sequence GTGCCAGCAGTCGAGAAAACGGACCCCGACGGCGTCGACTTCGGCTGGGTGATGCAGACCACCTTCGTGACGACCATCCTGCTGGGGTCGCCCGTCGTCGCCGCCGCCTCGCTCGGGACCCGGCTCCCGACGTGGACCAGCCGCGCGATGTTCGCGGTCCGCGTCGGCGCGGTCATCTGGATACTGACCGCCGTCTCCGTCTACCTCTACGCCCGATACCGTCGCTGA
- a CDS encoding HAD family hydrolase yields the protein MTHDAVVYDLDGTLVDLAVDWEIVTSDVAAVLRDNGISPDGADLWGLLELAETTGHREAVEATIAEYERAGARRSTRLALADGLPHDVPVGVCSLNAESACRVALDVHDIADAIASVVGRDTLGSEKPDPEGLLTVADALGTPAESTVFVGDSERDREAARRAGMAFAWAQEFDQRRYRA from the coding sequence GTGACTCACGACGCGGTCGTCTACGACCTCGACGGGACGCTGGTCGACCTCGCCGTCGACTGGGAGATAGTGACCAGCGACGTCGCCGCCGTTCTCAGGGACAACGGGATTTCCCCCGACGGAGCGGACCTCTGGGGGCTGCTGGAACTGGCCGAGACGACCGGCCATCGGGAGGCCGTCGAGGCGACAATCGCCGAGTACGAGCGCGCGGGCGCTCGCAGGTCGACGCGGCTGGCTCTCGCCGACGGCCTCCCACACGACGTTCCCGTGGGCGTCTGTTCGCTGAACGCGGAGTCGGCCTGCCGAGTGGCGCTTGACGTACACGACATAGCGGACGCGATAGCGTCGGTCGTCGGACGGGACACGCTGGGCTCTGAGAAGCCGGACCCCGAGGGGCTCCTGACGGTTGCCGACGCGCTCGGAACGCCGGCGGAGTCGACGGTGTTCGTCGGTGACTCCGAGCGGGACAGGGAGGCGGCACGCCGCGCGGGGATGGCGTTTGCCTGGGCGCAGGAGTTCGATCAGCGACGGTATCGGGCGTAG
- a CDS encoding helix-turn-helix domain-containing protein has translation MAKYSTGSGGDSAGGSCELCGAEGDTQTASVAGATLELCGDCAQNHGETDRSQGGSDTSEDQERRRRAAQNAAKMQDSQSADSSHWEDGADYDADQLPYLVSDYGSRVTDARQDAGLKTGELADELDLSEDDVLAVEQGRAVQANVKGSTIAEIEGFLDIELAESR, from the coding sequence ATGGCCAAATACTCGACCGGCAGCGGGGGCGACAGCGCCGGCGGGAGCTGCGAACTCTGCGGCGCCGAGGGCGACACACAGACCGCCAGCGTCGCCGGCGCGACGCTGGAGCTCTGTGGTGACTGCGCACAGAACCACGGCGAGACCGACCGGAGCCAGGGCGGGAGCGACACGTCGGAGGACCAGGAGCGCAGACGGCGCGCGGCCCAGAACGCCGCGAAGATGCAGGACTCCCAGTCCGCCGACAGCTCCCACTGGGAGGACGGCGCCGACTACGACGCCGACCAGCTCCCCTACCTGGTCAGCGACTACGGGTCCCGCGTCACCGACGCCCGACAGGACGCGGGCCTCAAGACCGGGGAACTCGCCGACGAGCTGGACCTCTCCGAAGACGACGTTCTCGCCGTCGAGCAGGGCCGCGCAGTTCAGGCGAACGTCAAGGGCTCGACCATCGCCGAAATCGAAGGGTTTCTCGACATCGAACTCGCCGAGTCCCGGTAG
- a CDS encoding cupin domain-containing protein, with amino-acid sequence MYLWVPFDCHIVRYTRINYEDVDPIGDAIHFMRDPLECSNLGVTIVECEPGWTGKEHNHGSKGHEEVYVLVEGAATVDIDGEPVELEAGDALRIDPDARRQIRNGDRESLFVLVGAP; translated from the coding sequence ATGTATTTGTGGGTTCCGTTCGATTGTCATATCGTGAGATATACACGAATCAACTACGAGGACGTCGACCCAATCGGCGACGCGATACACTTCATGCGGGACCCGCTCGAATGTTCGAACCTCGGGGTCACCATCGTCGAGTGCGAGCCGGGCTGGACGGGGAAGGAACACAATCACGGCAGCAAAGGCCACGAGGAGGTGTACGTGCTCGTCGAAGGGGCGGCGACGGTCGATATAGACGGTGAGCCAGTCGAGCTAGAGGCGGGCGACGCGCTCAGAATCGATCCGGACGCGAGACGGCAGATACGGAACGGCGACCGGGAGAGCCTGTTCGTCCTCGTCGGCGCACCGTAA
- a CDS encoding FAD-binding protein yields MYEHDVIVVGAGGAGLRAAIAADEEGADVALVTKLHPVRSHTGAAEGGINAALQEGDSWDLHAYDTIKGADYLADAPAVDTFAKSAPEEVIQIEHWGMPFSREDDGRVSQRPFGGMSFPRTTYAGAETGHHLLHTMYEQAVKRGIEVYDEWYVTNLAVTDHENPEDRECHGCVAYDIKSGEIHGFKANNGVILATGGLGQAFDHTTNAVANTGDGCAMAYRAGVPMEDMEMIQFHPTTLPSTGVLISEGVRGEGGILYNGEEERFMFEYGYANNDGELASRDVVSRAELTEINEGRGIDDEHVDLDMRHLGEERILDRLENILHLAEDFEGVDGLDEPMPVKPGQHYAMGGIECNENGETCIDGLYAAGETACVSLHGANRLGGNALPELLVFGARAGWHAAGKDMKAAEIGTGPSAKSEDGAVQPPVEPGAVDAGSEDVVADGAAVEPTAVIENAVDNERTRIETLLEDDGINHANVRADVQQTMTENVNVFREKESLEDALRDLREARKAYEDVAVSDPSRTYNTDLIHTIETRNILDVAEAITLGALAREEFRGAHWRAEHQERKDDEWIKHTMLAWNDGTPELYYKPVELEGDEETYEPKERSY; encoded by the coding sequence ATGTACGAACACGACGTCATCGTGGTCGGCGCGGGCGGCGCCGGCCTCAGAGCGGCTATCGCAGCGGACGAGGAGGGCGCCGACGTGGCCCTCGTGACCAAACTGCATCCGGTTCGAAGCCACACGGGCGCAGCCGAAGGCGGTATCAACGCCGCGCTTCAGGAGGGCGACTCCTGGGACCTCCACGCGTACGACACCATCAAGGGCGCGGACTACCTGGCCGACGCGCCGGCCGTCGACACGTTCGCGAAGTCCGCGCCCGAGGAGGTCATCCAGATAGAACACTGGGGGATGCCCTTCTCCCGTGAGGACGACGGCCGCGTCTCACAGCGACCCTTCGGCGGGATGTCGTTCCCGCGGACCACCTACGCCGGCGCCGAGACCGGTCACCACCTGCTCCACACGATGTACGAGCAGGCGGTCAAGCGCGGCATCGAGGTGTACGACGAGTGGTACGTCACCAACCTCGCGGTGACGGACCACGAGAACCCCGAGGACCGCGAGTGTCACGGCTGTGTCGCCTACGACATCAAGTCCGGCGAGATTCACGGGTTCAAGGCCAACAACGGCGTCATCCTCGCCACTGGTGGCCTCGGGCAGGCCTTCGACCACACGACCAACGCCGTCGCCAACACCGGCGACGGCTGTGCGATGGCCTACCGCGCCGGCGTCCCGATGGAGGACATGGAGATGATTCAGTTCCACCCGACGACGCTCCCGTCGACGGGGGTACTCATCTCCGAGGGTGTCCGCGGCGAGGGCGGCATCCTCTACAACGGGGAGGAAGAGCGGTTCATGTTCGAGTACGGCTACGCGAACAACGACGGCGAACTCGCCTCCCGCGACGTGGTCTCCCGGGCCGAACTCACCGAGATAAACGAGGGCCGGGGCATCGATGACGAGCACGTCGACCTCGACATGCGCCACCTGGGCGAGGAGCGCATCCTCGACCGGCTGGAGAACATCCTCCACCTCGCGGAGGACTTCGAGGGTGTCGACGGGCTCGACGAACCGATGCCGGTCAAGCCCGGACAGCACTACGCCATGGGCGGCATCGAGTGCAACGAGAATGGCGAGACCTGCATCGACGGGCTCTACGCCGCCGGCGAGACCGCGTGTGTCTCGCTGCACGGCGCGAACCGCCTCGGCGGGAACGCGCTCCCCGAACTGCTCGTCTTCGGCGCCCGCGCCGGCTGGCACGCCGCCGGCAAGGACATGAAAGCGGCCGAAATCGGCACCGGCCCCTCCGCCAAGAGCGAGGACGGCGCGGTCCAGCCGCCGGTCGAGCCGGGCGCTGTCGACGCCGGCAGCGAGGACGTCGTCGCCGACGGCGCCGCGGTGGAGCCGACCGCAGTCATCGAGAACGCGGTTGACAACGAGCGCACCCGAATCGAGACGCTGCTGGAGGACGACGGCATCAACCACGCGAACGTCCGCGCGGACGTCCAGCAGACGATGACGGAGAACGTCAACGTCTTCCGGGAGAAAGAGAGCCTCGAGGACGCGCTTCGGGACCTCCGCGAGGCCCGGAAGGCCTACGAGGACGTGGCCGTCTCGGACCCTTCGCGGACCTACAACACCGACCTCATCCACACCATCGAGACGCGCAACATCCTCGACGTGGCCGAGGCCATCACCCTCGGGGCGCTGGCCCGCGAGGAGTTCCGCGGGGCCCACTGGCGCGCGGAACACCAGGAGCGCAAGGACGACGAGTGGATCAAACACACGATGCTGGCCTGGAACGACGGCACGCCGGAGCTGTACTACAAACCGGTCGAACTCGAAGGCGACGAGGAGACCTACGAGCCGAAAGAGCGTAGCTACTGA